The following is a genomic window from Sulfuricella sp..
GGTGAGCCGCACTATGTAGTAGCCATCGATGCAAAAACGCTCAAGCCAGGTATCCGTTACAAAGTGGGTACTGACAGCCGTACCGACAAGCCGCACCCAGGCATGGTACGCGCAGGTGAAGAGAAGACCGTAAGGAAAGGCAACAAGGTCGAAGTATTCGGCACCTTGATCCGTTCGCACATCACACCTGAAACCATTGAAGTTGAAGTGGGCGACGAAGTTACCGTCAACCTGACCAACCTTGAGCGCGCTCAGGACGAAACCCACGGCTTCGCGGTGAGCACCTACAACGTGCATGCTTCGATCGAACCGGGCAAGACCGTTCAGGTGAAGTTCAAGGCTGACAAGGAAGGTGTGTATCCTTACTACTGCACCGAGTTCTGCTCCGCGCTGCACCTGGAGATGCAAGGTTACCTGCTGGTCAAGCCTAAGGGTTACAAGGAAGTCAAGGTTGCTGACGCAAAAGCCGTTTACACCAAGGCTGACTACGACAAGCAAGTCAAGACCAACGTAGAAACCCAGGCCGTGATCGACAGCGTGGTGGGTTACATCACCAGCGTCAACTACAAGGACTTCCCACCGGTAGTTGCACTGGTTGAAGACGCTACCGACCAGCTCAACAAAGCGCAGGAAGCCAAGGCCAAGATGGAAGAAGCTGCCAAGAAGAGCGATTGGCAGAATGCAACCCTCTGGGCTGGCCAGTGGTGGCAGTACCAGGTCAAGGCTGCTGACATCGGTCTGCGTGCCAAGACTTTCCTGGAACAGAATGGCGCCAAGAAAGTGAAATAAGTAACAGGTAATACCTGAAGTAGCGGGGAGCATGATGCTCCCCGTTGCTTTTTCAGACACCGAATAATTGATTCATATCAATGTTTGTGGCGCGGCTAAGCTATATTGTTTATAGTGTGGTTAATTTTGTTTTAATATTTTCCTAAAGGAGGAACGCTGCAATGAAAATGAAGACCCTGATGACGCTATGTGCCCTGCCAATGGCGCTTGCCGCAATACCGGCCCATGCACTGGATGGTGCCAAGCTGTATGCGGAAAAGACCTGCTCCGCTTGCCACGGCAAGGACGGCAAAAAGACACTGATGCCTGACTATCCGAAAATTGCCGGCCAGAATCTCAAGTACATTGAAAAACAAATGGCGGACATCAAGAGCGGTACGCGTGCCAACGGTAACAGCGCAGCCATGAAGGGCGTGATGGTCATCGTGAGCGATGAAGAGATCAAAGCAATTGCCGAGTATGTTTCAAAGCTGAAACCCTAAGCTTCGGCGCTTGGGCAGGAAAATGCCCGTAATTACCGTTTAATCGAATCAAGAAAGGAAACCAAATGAAAAAAAGCTTAGCAATAGCAATCGCACTGGTACTGGCACCAACTATCGCACTGGCAAGCGCCCCTGCACCAAAGAAAGAGGGTATCGAAGGCAAGGGTTATGTATGGAACGCCCAGGAAGGCGAGAAAATTGAAGCGTTGCACAAAAAGGGCGACGTTAAAGCCGGCCAGGAAGCCTATGAAGTCTGCGGCGCCTGCCACCTGCCATCCGGCGCAGGCCGCCCCGATGGTACTTTCCCGCAACTGGCTGGTCAGCACACCACCGTAGTCATCAAGCAGATGGCTGACATTCGTGCCGGCCTGCGCGACAACCCTACCATGTATCCATTCGCCCAGACCCTGACCGACGCGCAGGAACTGGCGGACGTGGCGGCTTATATCGAGAAACTGTGTATCCCGGTTGACCATGGCAAATATGAAGGTGCTGATGCCGCCATGCAGGTTGCCAAGGGCAAGGACCTCTACGAGAAGCAATGCCAGGAATGCCACGGCAAGAATGGCGAAGGCAACAAGGAAAAATTCTACCCAGTGATCGCCGGCCAGCATTACAAGTATCTGCTGCGCCAGATGACCGAGATCCGTGACGGGCACCGCCGCAATGCCAACCCTGACATGGTGAAGATCATCAAGCCTTACACCAACGAGCAACTGGTAGCGATTTCCGCTTACCAGTCGAGCATGACAATGCCGGGCGCAATGTGTAAAGGCGGCAAAGCCAAGAAGAAGTAATCTCCACTTCGGGACGGAAGCGAGACACGCTTCCGCTCCCCGTTGCCTGGAAGCAGCACCAAATATCAGAGAAGGGATGCCGGCCCGCACGGCAATCCACTTCCACGGAGGCGAGGCGACCTGTTTTAACGCTTGAAGCCTAACGAGAGATAAAAAATGAACAGTCCGCAAAAACAGATGACGCAAGTCAGAATACTAACCCTTATTGCCCTTGTTCTGATGATAGGGGCCTATTTCAGCCCGATCTGGTGGGTATCGCTAACCGCCCCGAACTACCCCAAGGAAGCCTTCCCGGACGGCATCCGCATACATTTCCACTTTGATGGTGTTTACAACGGCTGCAAAGCGCCTGCTGAATCCACGCGGATGGCTC
Proteins encoded in this region:
- a CDS encoding cytochrome c, which produces MKMKTLMTLCALPMALAAIPAHALDGAKLYAEKTCSACHGKDGKKTLMPDYPKIAGQNLKYIEKQMADIKSGTRANGNSAAMKGVMVIVSDEEIKAIAEYVSKLKP
- a CDS encoding c-type cytochrome, with the protein product MKKSLAIAIALVLAPTIALASAPAPKKEGIEGKGYVWNAQEGEKIEALHKKGDVKAGQEAYEVCGACHLPSGAGRPDGTFPQLAGQHTTVVIKQMADIRAGLRDNPTMYPFAQTLTDAQELADVAAYIEKLCIPVDHGKYEGADAAMQVAKGKDLYEKQCQECHGKNGEGNKEKFYPVIAGQHYKYLLRQMTEIRDGHRRNANPDMVKIIKPYTNEQLVAISAYQSSMTMPGAMCKGGKAKKK